In Besnoitia besnoiti strain Bb-Ger1 chromosome I, whole genome shotgun sequence, the genomic window atttttcGCTGGCGCTCGACGACGCTGCGATGTGTTTGTCCCCCGAGGGCAGAGGAGCCCCCGAggccgctgtcgcttctcGGCTTCCTCCATTCCTCTTCTCAGCAGCGGGGGCGGCACCGGAGAAGTCCGTGGGACCGCCTTGAGCCGCTTGAGGAGCTCCTTCCTCGTTCTCTGTCGCCGGTCGACGAGGACTCTTCGCGCAGTTCGAGAGAGACGCATCACTAGGTGCGACGTCGTTGAGGAGATGAAAAGCGAGACAGGCGACTTTCCGTTCGAGAACGGGAGCCGAGGCGCAGTCGAGCGACATGAGCGAGTCCGCGACGACCTCTTCGTGCACGTTCGTCTCGTCGTTGTTGACAATCAGGAGGGCTGCAGAGTCCTTCTTGCCGTCGGTTTTCCTTCGCTTCCGGCCCGACGCGACCGTGTTTCCTTCCGGCACCGCCGCAGGCTGCTCCATGAGCCACCGCTGCATCTGCCAAGACGTCTCGACGATGTACCTGAACTTGCTGCAGAGCGACCGCAGAGTCCGCGTCCCGAGGAAGCACTCGAGCAGCCCTTCGGGGCGGTAGCCGAGGGCCTTGCGCATGTGCCCGTCTTTCCTGGCGCTCTCGCCAGCTTCGAGAATGCACTCCGTcggcgcagcctgcggcgTCATGGACCCAGACGAGCCCGTCGCGCCATCGGTCTCGCAAACAGAAGATGGCGAGCCACGGGGCTCCCGCTGAGCAACAGCATGTGCGTCTGGCATCAGGGAGCCGGGATTCACCAGGGCAGGACGCGTGAAGTGCTGAAGATCTCGCAAGTCGTCGATGCCACCTACCGCGTCCTGGTGGTCGTGCGTCAAGAGGACGGCGTCCAGCGTGGAAATCTAAACGCACCAACGCAAGCCCGAAAGGGGCGATATCTGTGTGGAGAGCGCCAAATGCAGGTTTAGGCGTCTTGGCGTGCATCACTGAGAAACTGTGCATCTCGGGTGTACCTAGCTGGGCATCCGCAAGCATGCCCGATGCGTGGATCCCGGTCTCTTTGTGTGAGCCGTTATTCAAGGACTGCAGTCTACTAGCGGCGAGCAAGCGCATGAGGAAAAGAGGCAAAGGGGTGACCGCACGTCGGCGCAAAAAGGAAAAATGGTCGCAGCACTCAAGAAGGCTAGCGCACACGCTTGGCGCggtttctgcgccgcctcgagcaGTTCAAACACAGCCAACGCCCGTCCACTTCCTGCCGATGGAGGAACAAACAAGCGGCGAGTAGGTCGTGGCTCGGCACCTTACCTGGTTGGGGGGGAAGTAtgcgagcgccgcctcccgaaAAGTCTTGCCGCAGTCGATGAGAATCGTTTTCCCGCCGATTCGAAGAGCCGCTGAAACGTTGTTCCGGTGATTCGCATCTCTCGCATCCCTCCAGCTCATAAAACACGACACACACGCCACCGCGGCGCCTGAATCTTccttctgcgaggcgcctATTTCGCAATGGCCCTGTGTGCCCGGGAAGGACGACGGGGGGCCGCaggtcgcctgcgctccaCAACTCGCATTTGGATTTtccgcttccttcgcgctgcgcgaTGAACAAGCTTCGCGAGCCGAGTCTCCTGAGGATTCTTGTCGCCGGCactccttctccgcgtgcgTGGCAGCCAGCCGGTGAAGGACGTCGCTCGAAGGAAGCCGATCTATCGGCAAATGCAGAAAGGGGTGGAAAGGATGAGATGGCTCTGCCATGGGCAGAACATGCCCGAGTTGAGGAAGCGCACACGAAACGCCTGTGCCCAGGAACAGAAGGCCGTCGGTGACCGCAGACGCCAGTCCTGAAGGAGTTGCGCAGGAGGGGCTCCGGGCGGAGACactcgccgccccgcccgcaggaggcgcgccgaagcCAGCGTCCTCAGCGCCGCCATCTTGGAGGGTAATTGAGGAAAAAAGAGGAGTTAAAGGGCAAGACGGAAATTCCGACGGCTGGGGCACGGACGCCGCCACCaggctcgccgacgccggagaCAAACATCCGCGGTTCGgtttctccttcgccttggATGTGCTCCGTGTCCGGCTCACGTTGGCAACCGACATTTCGTTTTTTCCGCGGAAACAGCCGAGGAGGTTCAGGCAGGTCGAAAAAACAGCATCTTGTGCCGGGACGGGAGCCACCCAGGCTCAGCTCCCCTCGCAGTGGAACGGCGACCGCCTGAAGAGGAAGCTATACAGCTCGCACGGCGGCGACAGCAACAAGGCAAAGACTTACACAGAGACGCTGGAAACGGGGCGTAGAGGGTGCTGTCTAAACGCGCAACAGAACAACGGTGCCGATCGTCCGCTTCGTGCGTCGCTCGTCAGGCCACAGCGGAGACAAAACAGATGCAGCGTGGACTCGATGCGCCACAACCCGCGGCACGGACGACAACTGTACACAAGAAACACACTGTGGGATATTGCAGGCTTGAAAGTCACGTTAACTGGAAAGTTACTGCTTCCTCAATCGCCTTGTCTGTATCTTTGCGCATGTCCAAATGGATTCAACGCATCTCCGtccctgcatgcagagacaaGATTCGAATGAGCGCCTCATAGCGCAGCGAAAAAATCGCGGTGGTGTGAACCGCAGAATACTGGGCAGTTGCGATATTGATTATTTCAGCATAACCCTGTTTGGTCGGCCGAGCCAACGTGAAACGTCACGTACCCCAGCTCTAATTTCCTTCTACGTCTTTTTATAATTGTCTGTTTTTCATCAGTCAGCGTAAGAAAGGTACCAGGCAGAGGATAAGCTACCTACCATCCGCCTACGGCTGTACAACTCGACATGAGCGCCCCGCCGAGAGCTCTCTATCCTCTGCGTATTAACTAGTTCGGGCAACCACTGGGCGGTCGTAGGAGACCACAGGGCGAGGATTTTCTCGGACGAGAGTACGTAGGACCGTAATCTGCATACAGATTAGAAGGCGGTATATCGTGTACTGAGATTGCATAGCTTGCATACATATTTCGCTTGGGAGCTGAAAAAAGCCTGTGGTCCCACCTCAGGAACGCGTGCTGGATCGATGGAAGCATTGTGAATTGACAAACACGATGATAGAGCGGAGGGGGTGGTGTACGCGTGTTGATTGCGCATCGCTAAGGTACTTGGTTAGACGCATCCCATGAGTCAGTGTCACACCTAGGGCTCTCCTCGCTAGGGCACACCAATCACCATGCTCCTCGGTGTTTGCATTTTCAAGCGTTCATCCAACGCGTCGACACCAGGGCGGGACGCCACAGAAAAGTCAACGTCGTTTTCATAGCAAGTTGCCATGGTCCGCAGGGAGCAAAAGTGCTGAACAGCACGGAGGCCGCAATCCCGCACCGCCCATGGGCAATACGTGGTGTACAAGCTCTCGACTAAGCGATTGAGATAGCCCTTTAATTGTGGGGCCTAGGGCGGTGAAACATTCTAGATCGATACAATGACTACATCACAAACGAGGCTTCAGCTTCGAGATGGGTACATGAGGGATCCCCGTACTCCTATTGTCATGAGCATGAACTACATAGACGGTGTGCAACGATGCTGGTCTAAGTGTCTATCCTACCGGTGAGCATTAACAATGATCTGAAGTTGTGTGGCTAGCGTACCAGCGTACACTGGATTACGTCCAACGTCATATTGGATGCAGTTCAACTCGGAATACCATGAGGGCGAAGATGATCGGGCTGCATAGAGTGTAGCTGTCGTCTGCCAAAACACGGGAAGTGTGACCaggggcgcgcggcctgtAAGGAAAAGCGCATCGTACACGATGTTTACCATCCGTGTAGGgtgggcgcggagacggaaCGCTAACTGACAGTCGCTACTCAAGGGGGAAAGGCATATCTACTAACATCGTCTTCCTGGATGCTCATCAGACTTGGGTTTCTACTTGTAGGCTTTGAGTACAGGTAACACGAGGAagaggcctgcgcagcgagtCCTGCATCGCAAACAGACTCGTGCGGCCGAATACGACTGCCCTCTACTCTACTGCCGCGTGCATCctgggcgctcgcgcgcaaAATGCCATCCTGCCAAAACAAACCCTTTCCGTTCGAAGAGTAGAAGAGGACCCGGGTTTCCCTGATAACTTACGAAAAGAAGCTTTCGACGAGCATGCCTCTCCCACCGGTGCACATTCCGAGTGCGCGATACGGCGCACATGCGGatggcgaagacgcgctgaGGGTCACCGCGAGAAACTTCCGGTGGTCTAGAGTCCCTTTGGCGCCCTGAAATCCGTGCTACACCTGCCACCACGGAAAGAAAGACATATCCACGTTTCACAAGAGAAACTCGTCCAGCACACCAAATTTCGGTCGCTTGCTTGTGAAACACAGGCATCAGTTTTCAGCATCCGTGGCTGGGCCTCGACTCCGGTTCGCTTTGAGCGGACAGACAGCGTGAATCTGGCAAACCTTTCTCACATTGCGCTTGCCTTCGCAAGCCATTCTTTGCCTTGTGTTTGCTCATCGGCGATACCGTGTCTCTatttctctttttcgcttCCACTTACGCCCTGGTTGATGTTTATCTCGCCCAAAGTCCGTCCTGCCACTTTTACTTTCTTGACCTTCAAACCGCGGGGCCTCCTCCCGGTCCCCGCTGGCTGCCTGCGATCTTGTCTCGGCGGTTCCCCCAACAGGAAACTGGAAGGTCAGCTGCACCTTCCTTCTGTCTGTATCACAATCAGGGGGTCATCTCCGTCACAGCGTCATAGTTCTTTTTCATGATTGGTTGCGGCGATCATATTTATCTGCATCACGTTTTCTGCGCACGGTCTCGGTTTACGATTTCGCGCAATTCAGGGAGCCTGCCAACGGCCTCTTGTTTTCGAAAGCTGTAGAACCACACCCACGCACTTTCTCCTGGCGTGTTTCTCGACAGCTcttcgacgccgccgcctcccggtCTTCTGGCTGGCGATGAATGAATTTGTTATTAGGCTAGCGCCTTGCCCAGCTAGCTCCGCCACGGTGCCGCAACATTCTCGTCACAGGCGGAGAACGTCGACACTCTCCGTCCCTCTGGCCTGCATACTCGTCGAGCCACAAATACCTCTTGCTTGCCACTTTTTCCAGGAGTCTTCTACCAGTGTAGCAGCGTGATAGACTCCAAGTTCAACTACAAGAGCGCGATTCACCAATCGTCTTGCTGCGAAGCCCTGAGATTTGTATTCCTTCTTGTTTCGCCTTACTCGAGCCGTGTCGCCCTGGCAAGAGGCGCGCCAAGCAAcgggagagcgacgacggcaaAAGTTGTATCCTCTGAGCACCAGCCTCGCCCGAAAGGCATCTCGGTGCGAAGCGCACATCCTTAGTGTCCCTTTTCTGCACCTAGAAAAACGATGGCGGGTCCGGCTTCCAGCAGTGCAGGCCTCGCTCGGAGCGAAGCTGCCAAGGAGAGGACGACCCAGCTCGTCAATTCCAACGCCACCGTTCAATTCCCTGCCGGCAACCGGCGGGGGCATGATGGAGCGTCGAAGGGAGGCAAACATCGGGCTACGCTGCGGCTCCACGACGAAATTCCCGCTCGAGATCCGGCTGTAAGTCGCTCAACCCTCGAGTCTCGCCCAGGCCGACAGAGAggggcgcagccgcgcgtggGCATGTACGTCGCTCGTAGGCCTCGTAACGTCCTTGCATCTGTGTGTACATGAGCACTCGGTTTTTCTTGGATGAAACGAATGAGCGGGAAGGGCACGCCACTGCCGGTCGTAATGCGGACAGCGCAAGAGACTCTGATAGACGGGACAGTGCGGAGACCGGCTTACGAGTGCGCCTGTGGAACCTCACGGAAGGCTGATGCGCTGTCAGCGCGTGGGAGTCCCTCGTGGCAGGGAGGCCGTAGCGACACCCGCGTGGCGGGTGATCTGTGCTGTGTGCAGGCTGCGACAATCCAAGCACTGGTCGTCGAAATGCGCCAAGTGATGCAGCAGGTGATTTCGCGCAATCGCTACCTCGAAGAAGAGATTCGTCGCAGTCGGGCAGTCTTGACGCGGGAGCAGGGGCAGAAGGAGTTGTACGCTCGCAGCTACCATGAATGTCGAGCCGAgctggagaaggagcgccagcgaagcgaaTTCCACAGCCGAGAGTTTCGGGCGCTTTGCTGCCAGCTCAACGAAACTGTTCAGGGTTTCGCCGCGGATCATGAGGAAATCGCGAAGATCTGCGACCCTCCCTTCTGCACCGAGGGAAAAGGCCTCCGGAAGCTCCACGGCCTCgcacagctgctgcgcgtcaaGCTCGCTCGTGGCGTCCACGCGCATCTGAGGTCAGACCAGGAGggagcggagaggacgaTGCAGGCGCAGGGGAGGAGACCGAGTGCAATGGCTCAAACCGTGCAAGCACCCCAACGAATCGTGCCTGGACCATCATCGGAACCCGTGGTTCTTCAGAAGATGGCAGAACCGAATAGCGTGCCCGCGCCGACAGCCTCACTTGAGGGCTTCTCTCAGCCCGCCGCCGTGTCCAGctcaggcggaggcgccctcCCCGACTCCGGGGCTGTCGTGCCTGCAAAACGCGTTTCCATAAGCTTGAACACTCAAGGGGCGCTGTCGCCCAGTCGCACATCTTCGTCTCGGTCGTCAGTTTCCTCCAGACGAGAGTCTGCTCGCCACGCGCCTCCAAAATCTGCGCCCCAGTTTGGCGCTTACCCATCGGCAGGCGGTGAATCAGAGAGTCACCCCCTTGCGGGACGGTCTCATACACAGCAAGCGGGACTTCCCGCCTCAACGGTCGTTTCGCCGCAAGCTccgagcggcgaggaagtCAATGGAGACAGCGCAGGGCCGCAGAACGCCGAGCTGAATCATGTTGAacacgagggcgacggagacaatAACTCTCTGTCGGACGGGTCCTTCGATAGCGACTACACCAGGTGAGGATGCAGATAGGATTAACGCGGCCTCACGGgactctgcatgcgtgtagCTCGCGTTGGCTTTTCACATATCCGGTGGATATACCACTATACTCAATGCACTTACCATGATGGTCACGAACAGCtcaagagaacttggatccaCTGGGATCAGCCTGCGGAAACCCTGCTCACGAGGATGTTTGTCTGCGTTTGGTCTCTGTCGCCAGCTACACAAACtcatctgcgtcgcccgactcgtcgccgcggatCCCGCGGCAGGaggctcctcctccgcgcgtgACTCGTCCCAAGTTCGTCCCAGCACTTTCCACGGCTCAGGCGGGCACCGGTTCCTGGATGtcgggcgaccgcgagccGAAAGAATATCCGCAGGGTGTGTAGAAACGAGAGGCGGATCGCGCGACCTGCAGGAAATGGTCTTTGCTACAGCCTGTTCTGGTCGGAGTTGCTCGCCGAGCGGGCacacgcgccgctggcgaagTGTAGGGCCTCGCAGCTGGCAGGCCGTTGTTTAGATGTGTACAGAGGATATGCACCTTAGTGAAGGCTAGCCACAGagcgcgggggggcgggggccgATATAAGCTGAATAATCGAATCGTGCGCGTACGGGATGACCGCGTGCAACGCTCATGCGTGGCCCACTGCTTGCGCACACAGGTATATTTCAGACGGCCATGGCGAGCCTCTGCTGTGCTGAGgaagcgcggagggcgagagatTCGTCTTGGCTCGTAGCCTACACGGGAACAGGAAGCCACTGCTCCTATGGTTTGTTCTACACCCAGCTAAGCATGCACCAGGTATTGCTTCTCAGAGTCCAACTATTTCATGGTCAAAACTCGCCTGGCTTCGGCCGTATGTTTCCTATTTCAAAAGATGCTTTGATGCTGCTCCCGCCCGCTGCGATGCTTCAGTGACTCGTCGCCTACGTCTGTCTGCCACGTGTAAGCGCACGCAGTCTGAATAAACAGCGTGTGGCTCGCGGACGACGGGGTGGAGGCAGTGCCAGCAACGGCGAGGAGCATGCGCCTTCATGTACCGCATTGGATAGCTGCCACAGATGACACAGCTGGTTGTCGttccgcgctgctgcgcatcTTTTCAACCTGATTTTGACGCTCGAGCGAAAATGAACGCCTCCCATCAGATTTGTTCCACACGTGTATCTACCTATAGGAGACAAAGCAATCGCTGCCGGCAAATCAGCTCACTCATTTTGTGTAGAGTGCCTGGTGCCAATTTTTTGGATAtccttcgctgtcttccCGCATTCAACTGCCACGGAGGCATTCTGGAGCTCTGCCACGGGTGTTCGAAGTCGAAAAAAACATACGGAAACTTAGTGGCGTGAGGCGTGTGCGAACGTTGATGACTTTGTGCCGCACGCGCGACCGAACTGCGGCGTCAGTCTGTAAATCAAGCAGCCCCTTATTCGAGGAGGTAGCGGTCCACTTCAAGACACGAACGTGAGTCGTAACCGAAGCTGCCACAAACAAAATGGGCGTCTGCTGTACGGGACGCACTATTTCATCAACACGGCGGAACGCCCACCGATGTAGAAGCTGAATTTTAAGCTCGACAGAAGAAAACGGTTCCCAGTTGCCACGTCGTAACTGTCACACGCAGATGGGTATCGAGACCTCTCTCTCCATAGCCTTCGAAAGGCACCAGACATACGACTCCCACAGAATCTTTTACATGAATTCCTCCCACGTTGGCGACTACTCCTGTTTATGAAGCCCGACCAACCTCAGATAAGGTCGCCATCCAACCGATCTCGGGGCTATCGCAACCGGAAGACGCCAGTCAACCGGAAGCTTGGTTTACCAGGTCCACGCTCTCGATCCACGGCGGAGAAGGTATCGGCAAGCAGTTACAGCATCATGGAAAGGATGGCTTCCTCTTGTATGTGGTTGCGAAGGGACTGGTGTCTCACAGAGAACCGTGAGTTCCTTCGCTAGTTCGCGTGGAGTCTGATGCGACAGTAACTGGCAGACTCTACCTGAAGATCAGTGCTCTTGCCCTAGCCTTCTTTACGGCATCAAGCCGAACTCTTCATCGTTCTCTCCGGTTTGTTTCCGGCATTGTATCTAATGGCATTACTGGAGGAGCGGCACATCTGAAAAGTCAAAGACTCTGCAAATCGTACAGTCTTTTCTCTCGTGAACTTTCATTTTCTCCCGACAGTACTCGGTGAAGCTCTCGTGGGCGTCTGCGTAGCAGTCAATCGCTTGCTCGACGCAACGCCACTTGGGGCGCATTCGGCAAAgacgtcgtcttctcttcttcttaTGGTAATAAGTAACTTCATCGAGCTGCATCTTCTCGAGTTCGGCAAGCTTGGCTTGGATCCTCCTCGCCATGTCGTCCGCTGGCGACCCCCTTGGGGTGTGAGGAGCGGTAGGAACGCTGTCGCTCAACGCGCACTCCCGAGCGCTTTCCAGTTTCTCGAAAGGCGACATTTGTGGTTCCTCGACTGGAACGGGGGGCGCGAAAACCGACGTCTCGCGCTCAGTAGAGGCTTTGCTTTCCTGGGGCTCCGTCGGGGGAAACgaccgcggctgcggcgtcggcagCTGGACCCCTGGCTCTTCGCGGGGAGGGGCTGAACGGAGGGGCGACGGTGGCggtggctgcggcgtcttgaCTTCTTCCGGTTCTTGCGGCGGCGTagccgcccgcggaggggagggaggcggcgccaccggctgcggcgcgggcgtctcttCGGCAGCCGGTGATTGGGGAGTGGCGGTCGTCGGCTGCCGAGAGGGAGGCTTACTCACTGCCGGCGAACGATCTCCGCGTGGCTCTGGAGGGAGGGACGCAGCGGGCGAAGGTTCGTGCTCCTGTGCCGGCTCCACCGGCAACGACGGGgtttcttcgttttccgGCGAACTGCGCGGTGAGAATCTGTCTTCGTCGTCAACTGGAAGCTCGATATGCTCGCGAGTCGCCATCTCCCTAGGAATGCTGGCAGGCcgggagagcggcgcgtcaCCCAGATCCTCATTCCTAGTCTTCACCGCCCGCGGATCGAACAGGGGGTAGCGGAGAGGGATGGCAGGGTCATCCTGctccttttctccctctttctcCGGAAtctcctgcgcggctctccgtTCCGCGGACTTGCGCCGGTTCTTCTTTCCGCGCGAAAAGCACATAGCGAAGGGATTCTTCATCCGCGCCATCGCGCCGATAGGAGAAAAGTAGACAGTCCCAACAATGTCCTGCTGTGAAATGAGGGCTACCCTGTATTCGTCTGCTGTGGAAAGGAATCTCCAGAGTTCGCTACGACGAAGGCCGAATCCGTCTGCTGTGGCGGACAGCGAAGTCACGGCACAGAAGGGAGTCGGCGAGCTCCCCGCCGGCACTTTGACGAAGGTGCCCTCTATGAATGCGTGGATTACGGGCTTGTCTGCCACAGAGAGCGGGACCGAAGTTGCGGTTCGCGTCAACAGTTAAGAAAAAAGGGGGGCTGGAGAAATTCTTTAGCTCTAACCACGCACGCCGGCCGCCGACCGAGCACCGCAGTGCAAGACACGCTCAAGAGTCAAAAGATGCGCCAGAGAGCGGTCTGAACGGACCACAACAAATGTAGGAAAGGCCAGGAACGCCGGGAAAACAGATGCATTGCAGGAAAGGCGTGAGAAACACGTCAGTCGGATGGAGACGCGCTGAGCCTGTGCAGCCAGCACACCTTTGCCGCCTCGTCAGGGGAATCTGCTCGACGCCTCGAGGAAACGCGAG contains:
- a CDS encoding hypothetical protein (encoded by transcript BESB_006100); this translates as MSVANVSRTRSTSKAKEKPNRGCLSPASASLVAASVPQPSEFPSCPLTPLFSSITLQDGGAEDAGFGAPPAGGAASVSARSPSCATPSGLASAVTDGLLFLGTGVSCALPQLGHVLPMAEPSHPFHPFLHLPIDRLPSSDVLHRLAATHAEKECRRQESSGDSAREACSSRSAKEAENPNASCGAQATCGPPSSFPGTQGHCEIGASQKEDSGAAVACVSCFMSWRDARDANHRNNVSAALRIGGKTILIDCGKTFREAALAYFPPNQISTLDAVLLTHDHQDAVGGIDDLRDLQHFTRPALVNPGSLMPDAHAVAQREPRGSPSSVCETDGATGSSGSMTPQAAPTECILEAGESARKDGHMRKALGYRPEGLLECFLGTRTLRSLCSKFRYIVETSWQMQRWLMEQPAAVPEGNTVASGRKRRKTDGKKDSAALLIVNNDETNVHEEVVADSLMSLDCASAPVLERKVACLAFHLLNDVAPSDASLSNCAKSPRRPATENEEGAPQAAQGGPTDFSGAAPAAEKRNGGSREATAASGAPLPSGDKHIAASSSASEKSKKRAPDDLEAMWERLPKPVADDAGFSTIRISGVPVAIYSFPVYHGGPYVSLGFLVDGREKLVYISDVTSFPAPVLHRLRHMEGLDTLVVDAIGEKLHNAHFSVQEALALAVNLQPRNVFFVGMSCSLEHGKTNKRLAIWLRRHRELFQQKYGRESRLEKVVLAVDGLFVPMAF
- a CDS encoding hypothetical protein (encoded by transcript BESB_006110); this translates as MAGPASSSAGLARSEAAKERTTQLVNSNATVQFPAGNRRGHDGASKGGKHRATLRLHDEIPARDPAAATIQALVVEMRQVMQQVISRNRYLEEEIRRSRAVLTREQGQKELYARSYHECRAELEKERQRSEFHSREFRALCCQLNETVQGFAADHEEIAKICDPPFCTEGKGLRKLHGLAQLLRVKLARGVHAHLRSDQEGAERTMQAQGRRPSAMAQTVQAPQRIVPGPSSEPVVLQKMAEPNSVPAPTASLEGFSQPAAVSSSGGGALPDSGAVVPAKRVSISLNTQGALSPSRTSSSRSSVSSRRESARHAPPKSAPQFGAYPSAGGESESHPLAGRSHTQQAGLPASTVVSPQAPSGEEVNGDSAGPQNAELNHVEHEGDGDNNSLSDGSFDSDYTSYTNSSASPDSSPRIPRQEAPPPRVTRPKFVPALSTAQAGTGSWMSGDREPKEYPQGV
- a CDS encoding hypothetical protein (encoded by transcript BESB_006120) translates to MARMKNPFAMCFSRGKKNRRKSAERRAAQEIPEKEGEKEQDDPAIPLRYPLFDPRAVKTRNEDLGDAPLSRPASIPREMATREHIELPVDDEDRFSPRSSPENEETPSLPVEPAQEHEPSPAASLPPEPRGDRSPAVSKPPSRQPTTATPQSPAAEETPAPQPVAPPPSPPRAATPPQEPEEVKTPQPPPPSPLRSAPPREEPGVQLPTPQPRSFPPTEPQESKASTERETSVFAPPVPVEEPQMSPFEKLESARECALSDSVPTAPHTPRGSPADDMARRIQAKLAELEKMQLDEVTYYHKKKRRRRLCRMRPKWRCVEQAIDCYADAHESFTEYCREKMKVHERKDCTICRVFDFSDVPLLQ